Proteins encoded by one window of Prevotella nigrescens:
- a CDS encoding LytR/AlgR family response regulator transcription factor, producing the protein MENRIRTLAVDDEPLALKQLATYIKKISFLELVGECQNAIEAKKEMERQPVDAIFIDINMPDMSGLDFIRSLEVKPLVVFTTAYSDYAIEGYKVEAIDYLLKPFGQEELMAAANSIRRQYMLLQQAAANMSSPDDDTLFLKNEYKVIRINISNIRYVEGMGEYLKIHFISGRKPLMILSSMKKMEKFLPNNSFMRIHRSWIINLMEISEVNKSRILMNDGVYVPIGDMYKEKFIKYIDSKFLEK; encoded by the coding sequence ATGGAAAACAGGATAAGGACTTTGGCTGTTGATGATGAGCCTTTGGCACTGAAACAGCTGGCTACATATATAAAGAAGATTTCTTTTTTGGAACTGGTTGGCGAGTGTCAGAATGCTATTGAAGCCAAAAAAGAGATGGAAAGGCAACCCGTTGACGCCATCTTCATTGATATAAATATGCCGGATATGAGCGGACTCGACTTCATTCGGTCGTTAGAAGTAAAGCCTTTGGTGGTGTTTACAACTGCCTATAGCGACTATGCCATAGAAGGATATAAGGTAGAAGCCATTGATTATCTTCTGAAACCATTTGGTCAGGAAGAACTAATGGCTGCCGCTAATAGTATAAGACGACAGTATATGTTGCTGCAACAAGCCGCAGCGAACATGTCTTCGCCCGACGATGACACGCTGTTCTTAAAGAACGAATATAAGGTTATTCGCATTAACATCAGCAATATACGTTACGTTGAAGGAATGGGAGAGTATCTGAAGATTCATTTCATAAGTGGGAGAAAGCCATTGATGATACTTTCGAGCATGAAGAAAATGGAGAAGTTTCTACCCAATAACAGCTTCATGCGCATTCATCGCTCATGGATTATTAACCTGATGGAGATAAGCGAAGTAAACAAAAGTCGTATTCTTATGAACGATGGAGTGTATGTTCCCATTGGCGATATGTATAAAGAAAAGTTTATAAAGTATATTGATTCGAAGTTTTTAGAAAAGTAA
- a CDS encoding sensor histidine kinase, whose translation MVQDTSRVLIQTGHIQSGTIHYQPTIVTQPIIVNIIILVLMFGMNFGVKLFFKTNEDQKKLHDLQEKNLEQQLISLKYQINPHFFMNTLNNIHALVDIDPEKAKSSIIVMSKMMRYILYEGNHTFIPLQKEVDFIRSYISLMRMRYTEKVEITLDTPERLSVGEIPPLLLICFVGNAFKHGISYQHKSTIDISISVENDKIKFCCINNKQPETERENEGVGLKSVQQRLNLIYPDSHTLVIKDNEKTYSVWLELSLTNKKITKTQLQYGKQDKDFGC comes from the coding sequence ATGGTGCAAGACACATCGAGAGTACTTATTCAGACAGGACATATTCAAAGTGGAACAATACACTATCAACCAACCATTGTAACACAGCCAATTATTGTAAATATCATTATTTTAGTATTAATGTTCGGAATGAACTTTGGTGTAAAGCTCTTTTTTAAAACTAACGAGGACCAGAAGAAACTGCACGACCTGCAAGAAAAGAACTTGGAACAACAGCTGATATCATTGAAATACCAGATAAACCCACACTTTTTTATGAATACTCTCAACAACATTCACGCCTTGGTAGACATTGATCCTGAGAAAGCCAAGAGTTCAATCATAGTAATGTCGAAGATGATGCGCTATATTCTCTACGAAGGGAACCATACTTTTATACCGCTGCAAAAGGAGGTAGACTTTATACGTAGCTATATATCGCTAATGCGAATGCGCTATACGGAGAAGGTAGAGATTACGCTTGATACGCCAGAACGCCTTTCTGTTGGGGAAATTCCACCACTATTGCTTATATGTTTTGTTGGAAATGCGTTCAAACACGGTATAAGCTATCAGCACAAAAGTACGATAGACATTTCGATTTCTGTAGAAAATGATAAAATAAAGTTCTGTTGTATCAACAATAAACAGCCCGAAACCGAGCGTGAAAATGAGGGAGTTGGACTGAAAAGTGTGCAACAACGATTGAATTTGATATATCCTGATAGCCATACACTTGTTATAAAAGATAACGAAAAAACTTATAGTGTATGGCTGGAACTGTCTTTGACAAATAAAAAAATAACTAAAACACAACTCCAATATGGAAAACAGGATAAGGACTTTGGCTGTTGA
- a CDS encoding DUF3575 domain-containing protein, protein MTYLKKSLLTLVTLLFAYPMIVSTYAQHSALYYNRVDSLKLGERIGLRTNVVDWTMLTPNFGIEYTLGNKNWNKWTLGISGRINWNTQTKDLSYNVYDMYDVKVELRKYWHGKNPRRVFYWGVYGGANKFNIKFTDLGKKGNSFTGGLMFGTVAQLYGYQNGASLDFDFGINAGVVFAKYEEYRRDVVNNQHVYTTVTPQNGYKLMFNPLVYAASTDIVRVGLIYHFGTKVANRYKKREVVDEKYRIELANKAYAKDTLRTAKEEERKAKHIEKARNKRLKEYEKAKKQAEKAQQRVAKEIEKRKKRTEK, encoded by the coding sequence ATGACTTACTTAAAGAAAAGCCTATTAACATTGGTTACGTTGTTGTTCGCCTATCCAATGATTGTATCGACTTATGCACAACATTCCGCACTTTATTATAATAGAGTTGATAGCCTAAAATTAGGCGAAAGAATAGGTTTGCGCACAAATGTTGTAGACTGGACAATGCTTACACCTAACTTTGGCATAGAATACACCTTGGGAAACAAGAACTGGAACAAATGGACGCTCGGTATTTCGGGGAGAATTAACTGGAATACACAAACCAAAGACCTTTCTTATAATGTGTACGATATGTACGATGTAAAGGTTGAATTGCGCAAGTATTGGCACGGAAAGAACCCACGTCGCGTTTTCTATTGGGGCGTGTATGGTGGCGCAAACAAGTTTAACATTAAGTTTACAGACTTAGGAAAGAAAGGCAATTCGTTTACCGGAGGACTTATGTTTGGCACAGTTGCACAGCTATATGGCTACCAGAACGGTGCGAGTCTTGACTTCGATTTCGGTATAAACGCTGGTGTTGTATTTGCAAAATACGAAGAATATCGTCGCGATGTCGTCAACAATCAGCACGTTTATACTACTGTTACCCCACAAAATGGCTATAAACTTATGTTTAATCCTCTGGTTTATGCAGCATCAACCGATATTGTGAGGGTGGGATTGATATATCATTTTGGAACAAAAGTAGCCAACCGATATAAGAAACGTGAAGTTGTAGACGAGAAATATCGTATTGAACTGGCTAACAAAGCCTACGCTAAAGACACTCTACGCACTGCAAAAGAAGAAGAAAGGAAGGCTAAACACATAGAGAAGGCTCGCAATAAACGACTAAAAGAATACGAAAAAGCCAAAAAACAAGCTGAGAAAGCACAACAGAGAGTGGCAAAAGAAATTGAAAAGAGAAAGAAAAGAACAGAGAAATGA
- a CDS encoding DUF3575 domain-containing protein, giving the protein MKRIFVTFLSIIAVITANSQAISVNTDVAMLALQTYNIGAEMTIGNRSTLGLSVFANNQPYWHKDTKMTGVQPEYRYYFGGRPMYHHFIGVSALAVDYNVKVRNTRYDGFAAGAGITFGYVASLSNRWTIDAHAGIGIVAFHQKKTKDGQPNLEIPSGARTMDGYTGYEILPTKIGITLSYILR; this is encoded by the coding sequence ATGAAAAGAATATTCGTAACATTCTTAAGTATAATAGCTGTAATAACAGCCAATAGCCAGGCTATCTCTGTGAATACCGATGTGGCAATGTTGGCTCTGCAAACTTATAATATAGGTGCCGAAATGACGATAGGCAATCGTTCCACATTGGGATTGAGCGTGTTTGCCAACAACCAGCCCTATTGGCACAAGGACACAAAGATGACCGGTGTGCAACCAGAATATCGTTATTACTTCGGTGGACGACCCATGTATCACCACTTTATAGGCGTAAGTGCCTTAGCTGTAGACTATAATGTTAAAGTAAGAAATACACGCTACGATGGTTTTGCAGCAGGTGCCGGAATAACGTTTGGCTATGTTGCATCGCTTTCTAACCGTTGGACGATTGACGCGCACGCGGGTATTGGAATAGTTGCATTCCACCAAAAGAAAACAAAAGACGGACAACCAAACTTGGAAATACCCTCCGGGGCAAGAACGATGGACGGATATACCGGTTACGAAATATTGCCAACTAAAATTGGAATTACCCTTTCATACATATTAAGATAA